Proteins encoded together in one Papaver somniferum cultivar HN1 unplaced genomic scaffold, ASM357369v1 unplaced-scaffold_117, whole genome shotgun sequence window:
- the LOC113329834 gene encoding vinorine synthase-like, with protein sequence MKVDASAREKIKPSCPTPTHLKTHNLSFLDQVAARFYVPLLLYYDGNKENIDMNTRCNVIKKSLAETLTKFYFLAGKIVNDEIERFVDCNDDGVDFCETKITASGAFLLSVQVNVFEDCGGMVIGLCINHKVADASSITTFVNGWATIVRDRTLVTKKFAFEASKLAELTEKFKFTNETEDVIEGNKPTRVEALSAFLWKCFIDIDQAEFKGVAPTRVYLATHAVNIRSRMVPQFPTCSFGYMIAITDAISSIKNEGSGINERYYPKLAQKVRDAVKKIDRELPCLVAK encoded by the exons ATGAAGGTTGATGCAAGTGCTAGAGAGAAAATTAAACCATCTTGTCCAACTCCAACTCACCTTAAAACCCATAATCTATCTTTTCTTGATCAGGTTGCAGCTCGATTCTACGTTCCTCTACTTCTGTACTACGATGGCAACAAAGAAAACATCGATATGAATACCCGCTGTAATGTGATTAAGAAATCCTTAGCTGAAACGTTAACCAAGTTCTATTTCCTAGCTGGTAAGATCGTTAACGACGAAATTGAAAGGTTTGTGGATTGCAATGACGATGGGGTGGATTTTTGTGAAACCAAGATAA CTGCGTCCGGTGCTTTCTTGCTGTCCGTTCAAGTTAACGTTTTTGAGGATTGTGGTGGTATGGTGATTGGTTTGTGCATTAATCACAAGGTAGCTGATGCATCTTCAATCACCACTTTCGTGAACGGCTGGGCTACTATTGTTCGTG ATAGAACACTGGTGACTAAGAAATTTGCTTTTGAGGCTTCCAAattagcagaacttacggaaaaATTCAAATTCACTAATGAAACCGAAGATGTTATCGAGGGGAACAAGCCGACTCGTGTTGAAGCCTTATCGGCTTTCTTATGGAAGTGCTTCATAGATATCGATCAAGCCGAATTCAAGGGAGTTGCTCCTACAAGGGTTTATTTAGCAACACATGCAGTAAATATACGGTCAAGGATGGTTCCACAGTTTCCTACATGCTCCTTTGGGTATATGATCGCCATCACAGATGCAATATCCAGCATAAAGAACGAGGGCAGTGGCATAAATGAGAGATACTACCCAAAACTGGCGCAAAAAGTCAGGGACGCCGTAAAAAAAATCGATAGAG